CGAATTGCCGGTCACGCACACGTTCATGATGAACAATCCTTACGTCATTGCACAGGTGCAGGCGTTTTTGCGCGATGGAAAGTTTGATGATGATCTAGAGTTTGGTGATCTCTTTTGGGGCGGTGGGGAGTGACCCTCGCGTTGCGGCTTTGTGGCGCTGAGGTTCTGCACCCGGACGGCTTGCGGGATACCCCGCTCAGCATCGCAGACGGGCGTATCGCGCCAGATGGCGGTCGTGAGGTAGACCTTGCCGGATACATGGTTCTGCCCGGTATTGTTGATATTCATGGCGACGGGTTCGAGCGGCATCTGGCCCCCCGGCGCGGTGCCATGAAAGACATCCCCACGGGCCTTATTGCGACCGAGGCTGAACTGGCCGCCAACGGCATCACCACCGCCGTTCTTGCGCAATTCTACAGCTGGGAAGGCGGGATGCGCGGGCCCGAGTTTGCCCAGCGGGTGATGGAAGGGCTGGACGCGGTGCGCGGATCGGTCGTGACCGACATGATTGCGCAATTGCGGATTGAGATCTGCATGCTCGATGGGCATGCGGGGGCCGAAGCGCTGATCGCGGCGCATGATATCCCTTACGTCGTGTTCAACGATCACCTCCCGCATGAGGAGCTTGCCAAGGGCAAACGCCCGCCCCGCCTCACGGGTCAGGCCCTCCGGATCGGCAAGAACCCCGAGAAACATCTGGCGGATTTGATGGCAATGCACGCCCGTCTGGACGAGGTGCCCGAAGCGCTTGGCGCGCTTTCTGCGCGGCTGTTGGCGCGGGGTGTCCGCCTTGGAAGCCATGATGACAAAGACGCGGAGGCGCGGGCGCGCTGGCGCGGTCTGGGCGCGCGGATCGCTGAATTTCCTGAAACGCTGGAGGCGTCAGAGGCCGCGCATGGTGGTGGCGATGCCGTGATCATGGGCGCGCCCAATCTGGTGCGGGGCGGCTCACACAAGGGCAATGCCAGTGCCACGGATATGGTGGCGATGGGGCTGATCGGAGCGCTGGCCTCGGACTACCATTACCCTTCGCTGCGCCGGGCCGCGTTTTTGGTGGCGGATGCAGGGCTTGCTGATCTTGCTGGTGCTTGGGCGCTGGTCTCCACGGGCCCCGCTGCCATGTTGGGCCTTGCGGATCGCGGCACGCTCGCCCCCGGTCTGCGCGCCGATATGGTGATCGTTGAGGCGGCCACCCGCCGGATTGTGGCCACGCTCTGCGCCGGACGCTTCAGCTATCTCAGCGGCGATGCGGCCGAGCGGTTTCTCGCGGCCTGAGCGAGTCCTGAGTGCGGCGAAGATTGGCCAAAGCCCGCTATCGCCGCTTTTGATTCGCGCCGTTTCGCGCTACCTTCAGCTTGAGGCATAAAAAGAGTAGGTGCAAAAATGCGCAGAATGGTTTGGGCGTGTCTAACAGGGGCCGCAGCGATCTGGCACATGCCAGAGCCGGTGCAGGCTCAGGTTGAGACATCGGTGCGGCCACAGATCCGGCCTGCCGTGCTGGATGATATTACGGCGCGGCAAGTGCCACAGGCGCAGGTAATCCTGGCGGCGTCCATCCGGCCCGTGCTGCGCCCCTCGGGGCTGGCCACACGCCCCGCAGAGACTGCGACACAAGTGTCGGTGCAGGACCCGAAGTTCCGCGCATGGGTCGCGGGTTTCAAGGGCCGCGCCCGCGCGGCGGGGATCAGTGAGGATGTGTTTGACCGCGCCTTTCAAGGGGTTCAGCTTGATCCAAGCGTGATCAAGCTTGATCGCAACCAGTCCGAGTTCACCAAGCAGATCTGGGATTACCTCGACTTTGCCGTGGCCCCTACACGGGTGACGAACGGCGAAAAGATGCTGCGCCGCCATGGCCGCACGCTCGACCGGATCGAGGCGCAATTTGGTGTGGAAAAAGAGGTGGTTGTTGCCATCTGGGGGATGGAAAGCGCCTATGGCGAGCGGCGTGGTGACCGCCCTTTGATCGAATCGCTGGCCACGCTCGCCTATGATGGACGGCGCGGCGCGTTCTTTGAAAAACAGCTGATTGCGGCGCTCAAGATCATTCAGGCGGGCGATGTGGCCCCGCGCAACATGACCGGCTCCTGGGCGGGCGCGATGGGGCACACCCAGTTCATCCCCACATCCTATGAGGCCTATGCGGTGGATTTCACCGGCGACGGCAAGCGCGATATCTGGTCTGATGATCCGACGGATGCGCTGGCGTCCACGGCAGCGTATCTCAAGCGGTTCGGCTGGACAAAGGGCCAGCCTTGGGGCGTGGAGGTCAAGCTTCCCTCCGGGTTTGATCCGGGCCGCGCGCGGCGTGAGTTCAAGCAAAACCCCGGCGCGTGGGCGTCCGAGGGCGTGCGCGATATGAACGGTCAAGCGGTGCCGAATTATGGTGCGGCGTCCATCCTGCTGCCTGCGGGCATTCAGGGTGCC
The nucleotide sequence above comes from Roseovarius carneus. Encoded proteins:
- a CDS encoding alpha-D-ribose 1-methylphosphonate 5-triphosphate diphosphatase; this translates as MTLALRLCGAEVLHPDGLRDTPLSIADGRIAPDGGREVDLAGYMVLPGIVDIHGDGFERHLAPRRGAMKDIPTGLIATEAELAANGITTAVLAQFYSWEGGMRGPEFAQRVMEGLDAVRGSVVTDMIAQLRIEICMLDGHAGAEALIAAHDIPYVVFNDHLPHEELAKGKRPPRLTGQALRIGKNPEKHLADLMAMHARLDEVPEALGALSARLLARGVRLGSHDDKDAEARARWRGLGARIAEFPETLEASEAAHGGGDAVIMGAPNLVRGGSHKGNASATDMVAMGLIGALASDYHYPSLRRAAFLVADAGLADLAGAWALVSTGPAAMLGLADRGTLAPGLRADMVIVEAATRRIVATLCAGRFSYLSGDAAERFLAA
- a CDS encoding lytic murein transglycosylase; amino-acid sequence: MRRMVWACLTGAAAIWHMPEPVQAQVETSVRPQIRPAVLDDITARQVPQAQVILAASIRPVLRPSGLATRPAETATQVSVQDPKFRAWVAGFKGRARAAGISEDVFDRAFQGVQLDPSVIKLDRNQSEFTKQIWDYLDFAVAPTRVTNGEKMLRRHGRTLDRIEAQFGVEKEVVVAIWGMESAYGERRGDRPLIESLATLAYDGRRGAFFEKQLIAALKIIQAGDVAPRNMTGSWAGAMGHTQFIPTSYEAYAVDFTGDGKRDIWSDDPTDALASTAAYLKRFGWTKGQPWGVEVKLPSGFDPGRARREFKQNPGAWASEGVRDMNGQAVPNYGAASILLPAGIQGAAFMIFNNFAVIERYNQADAYVIGVGHLSDRITGGPAIQASWPRQYAPTSIEEKKEIQRRLRRKGFGVEKIDGVVGPNTIGAIRAFQQSRGIPADGFPSQQLLEQLRGQ